A window from Populus trichocarpa isolate Nisqually-1 chromosome 3, P.trichocarpa_v4.1, whole genome shotgun sequence encodes these proteins:
- the LOC18109694 gene encoding cytochrome P450 81Q32 isoform X1, protein MEEDYSTLQRLCYSLLLPCFVFLALSTKFLLQKRKQGKISNLPPSPFALPIVGHLHLLKQPIQRTLHSLSEKHGPIFSLKLGSRLAVVISSPSAVEECFTKNDIVLANRPPFLITKYLNYNNNTMGTVEYGDHWRNLRRISALEIFSPARLTSLFSIRRDEVMGLLRRLHSVSKHGNYAKVELRSMLLDLTSNIIMRMVAGKRYYGVDVKEIEEARIFREILEEFFAYIAMINVGDLIPMLQWVDITGHLKKLDRLSKKMDVLLQGLVDEHRDDRDRNTMINRFLALQEEQPEYYTDDIIKGHVLELFLGGTETSATAMEWALANLLNHPDVLKKAKAEVDAQVGDRLIEESDFAKLHYLQSIISENLRLCPVTPLIPPHMPSSDCTIGGYHVPAGTILFVNAWSLHRDPTLWDEPTSFKPERFESAGRVDACKFIPFGMGRRACPGDGLANRVMTLTLGSLIQCLEWERVGENKIDMTEKTAMTMFKVEPLELMCRARPILDMLLSLSGQKI, encoded by the exons ATGGAAGAAGACTACAGTACCTTGCAACGCCTTTGctactctcttcttcttccatgcTTTGTGTTTCTTGCTCTTTCAACCAAGTTCTTGCTCCAGAAAAGAAAGCAAGGCAAGATCAGTAATCTCCCACCAAGCCCTTTTGCTCTTCCAATTGTAGGCCATCTCCATCTCCTCAAACAACCTATCCAGCGAACACTCCACTCCCTCTCAGAAAAACACGGTCCCATATTTTCTCTCAAACTCGGATCCCGCCTTGCCGTTGTCATATCTTCACCATCGGCTGTGGAAGAATGTTTCACAAAGAACGATATTGTGTTGGCCAACCGTCCTCCCTTTTTGATCACCAAGTACTTAAACTACAACAACAACACCATGGGCACAGTCGAATACGGCGACCATTGGCGCAACCTTCGCCGCATAAGCGCTCTTGAAATCTTCTCCCCTGCTCGCCTCACCTCGTTATTTAGCATCCGAAGAGATGAAGTCATGGGCTTACTGCGTAGACTTCACAGTGTTTCCAAGCATGGTAACTATGCTAAGGTAGAGTTGAGATCCATGCTCTTGGACCTAACAAGTAATATTATAATGAGAATGGTTGCAGGGAAGAGGTATTATGGCGTAGATGTTAAGGAAATTGAAGAGGCCAGGATTTTTAGGGAGATCTTGGAAGAGTTTTTTGCATATATTGCTATGATAAATGTGGGGGATCTGATTCCAATGTTGCAGTGGGTTGATATTACAGGCCACTTGAAGAAGTTGGATAGACTAAGTAAGAAGATGGATGTGCTCTTACAGGGTCTGGTTGATGAGCATCGAGATGACAGGGACAGAAACACTATGATAAACCGGTTTCTCGCTTTGCAAGAAGAACAGCCTGAATACTACACTGATGACATAATCAAAGGCCATGTTCTG GAGTTGTTTCTTGGGGGAACAGAGACTTCTGCTACAGCAATGGAATGGGCATTAGCCAATCTACTCAACCATCCAGACGTGttaaagaaagctaaagcagaaGTGGACGCTCAAGTTGGAGACCGCTTGATAGAAGAGTCAGATTTTGCAAAACTACATTACCTTCAGAGCATCATCTCCGAGAATCTGCGTCTATGTCCGGTGACACCCCTTATACCACCTCACATGCCATCCTCCGACTGTACCATTGGAGGATACCATGTCCCAGCTGGGACCATATTATTTGTAAACGCATGGTCTCTCCATAGAGACCCTACACTGTGGGATGAGCCCACAAGTTTCAAGCCCGAGAGATTTGAATCTGCAGGCAGAGTTGATGCCTGCAAGTTCATCCCCTTTGGGATGGGAAGGAGAGCTTGTCCTGGAGATGGCCTAGCAAACAGAGTGATGACCTTAACTTTGGGATCGTTGATACAGTGCCTTGAGTGGGAAAGGGTTGGTGAAAACAAGATTGACATGACAGAGAAGACAGCAATGACCATGTTCAAAGTTGAGCCCTTAGAGCTCATGTGTAGAGCTCGCCCGATTCTAGACATGCTTCTCTCTTTAAGtggtcaaaaaatataa
- the LOC18109694 gene encoding cytochrome P450 81Q32 isoform X3 — translation MEEDYSTLQRLCYSLLLPCFVFLALSTKFLLQKRKQGKISNLPPSPFALPIVGHLHLLKQPIQRTLHSLSEKHGPIFSLKLGSRLAVVISSPSAVEECFTKNDIVLANRPPFLITKYLNYNNNTMGTVEYGDHWRNLRRISALEIFSPARLTSLFSIRRDEVMGLLRRLHSVSKHGNYAKVELRSMLLDLTSNIIMRMVAGKRYYGVDVKEIEEARIFREILEEFFAYIAMINVGDLIPMLQWVDITGHLKKLDRLSKKMDVLLQGLVDEHRDDRDRNTMINRFLALQEEQPEYYTDDIIKGHVLVLLIGGTETSATAMEWALANLLNHPDVLRKAKAELDAQVGDRLIDESDFAKLHYLQSIISENLRLCPVTPLIPPHMSSSDCTIGGYHVPAGTILFVNAWSLHRDPTLWDEPTSFKPERFESAGRVDACKFIPFGMGRRACPGDGLAKRVMILTLGSLIQCFEWNRVGESKIDMAEKTALTMFKVEPLELMCRARPILDMLLS, via the exons ATGGAAGAAGACTACAGTACCTTGCAACGCCTTTGctactctcttcttcttccatgcTTTGTGTTTCTTGCTCTTTCAACCAAGTTCTTGCTCCAGAAAAGAAAGCAAGGCAAGATCAGTAATCTCCCACCAAGCCCTTTTGCTCTTCCAATTGTAGGCCATCTCCATCTCCTCAAACAACCTATCCAGCGAACACTCCACTCCCTCTCAGAAAAACACGGTCCCATATTTTCTCTCAAACTCGGATCCCGCCTTGCCGTTGTCATATCTTCACCATCGGCTGTGGAAGAATGTTTCACAAAGAACGATATTGTGTTGGCCAACCGTCCTCCCTTTTTGATCACCAAGTACTTAAACTACAACAACAACACCATGGGCACAGTCGAATACGGCGACCATTGGCGCAACCTTCGCCGCATAAGCGCTCTTGAAATCTTCTCCCCTGCTCGCCTCACCTCGTTATTTAGCATCCGAAGAGATGAAGTCATGGGCTTACTGCGTAGACTTCACAGTGTTTCCAAGCATGGTAACTATGCTAAGGTAGAGTTGAGATCCATGCTCTTGGACCTAACAAGTAATATTATAATGAGAATGGTTGCAGGGAAGAGGTATTATGGCGTAGATGTTAAGGAAATTGAAGAGGCCAGGATTTTTAGGGAGATCTTGGAAGAGTTTTTTGCATATATTGCTATGATAAATGTGGGGGATCTGATTCCAATGTTGCAGTGGGTTGATATTACAGGCCACTTGAAGAAGTTGGATAGACTAAGTAAGAAGATGGATGTGCTCTTACAGGGTCTGGTTGATGAGCATCGAGATGACAGGGACAGAAACACTATGATAAACCGGTTTCTCGCTTTGCAAGAAGAACAGCCTGAATACTACACTGATGACATAATCAAAGGCCATGTTCTG GTGTTGTTGATTGGGGGAACAGAGACTTCTGCTACAGCAATGGAATGGGCATTAGCCAATCTACTCAACCATCCAGACGTGCTAAGGAAAGCTAAAGCAGAACTGGACGCTCAAGTTGGAGACCGCTTGATAGATGAGTCAGATTTTGCAAAACTACATTACCTTCAGAGCATCATCTCCGAGAATCTGCGTTTATGTCCGGTGACACCCCTCATACCACCGCACATGTCATCCTCCGACTGTACCATTGGAGGATACCATGTCCCAGCTGGGACCATATTATTTGTAAACGCATGGTCTCTCCATAGAGACCCTACACTGTGGGATGAGCCCACAAGTTTCAAGCCTGAGAGATTTGAATCTGCAGGCAGAGTTGATGCATGCAAGTTCATCCCCTTTGGGATGGGAAGGAGAGCTTGTCCTGGAGATGGCCTAGCAAAAAGAGTAATGATATTAACTTTGGGATCGTTGATACAGTGCTTTGAGTGGAATAGAGTTGGTGAAAGCAAGATTGACATGGCAGAGAAGACAGCACTGACCATGTTCAAAGTTGAGCCCTTAGAGCTCATGTGTAGAGCTCGCCCGATTCTAGACATGCTTCTCTCGTAG
- the LOC18109694 gene encoding cytochrome P450 81Q32 isoform X4: protein MEEDYSTLQRLCYSLLLPCFVFLALSTKFLLQKRKQGKISNLPPSPFALPIVGHLHLLKQPIQRTLHSLSEKHGPIFSLKLGSRLAVVISSPSAVEECFTKNDIVLANRPPFLITKYLNYNNNTMGTVEYGDHWRNLRRISALEIFSPARLTSLFSIRRDEVMGLLRRLHSVSKHGNYAKVELRSMLLDLTSNIIMRMVAGKRYYGVDVKEIEEARIFREILEEFFAYIAMINVGDLIPMLQWVDITGHLKKLDRLSKKMDVLLQGLVDEHRDSRDRNTMINRFLALQEEQPEYYTDEVIKGHVLVLLIGGTETSATAMEWALANLLNHPDVLRKAKAELDAQVGDRLIDESDFAKLHYLQSIISENLRLCPVTPLIPPHMSSSDCTIGGYHVPAGTILFVNAWSLHRDPTLWDEPTSFKPERFESAGRVDACKFIPFGMGRRACPGDGLAKRVMILTLGSLIQCFEWNRVGESKIDMAEKTALTMFKVEPLELMCRARPILDMLLS, encoded by the exons ATGGAAGAAGACTACAGTACCTTGCAACGCCTTTGctactctcttcttcttccatgcTTTGTGTTTCTTGCTCTTTCAACCAAGTTCTTGCTCCAGAAAAGAAAGCAAGGCAAGATCAGTAATCTCCCACCAAGCCCTTTTGCTCTTCCAATTGTAGGCCATCTCCATCTCCTCAAACAACCTATCCAGCGAACACTCCACTCCCTCTCAGAAAAACACGGTCCCATATTTTCTCTCAAACTCGGATCCCGCCTTGCCGTTGTCATATCTTCACCATCGGCTGTGGAAGAATGTTTCACAAAGAACGATATTGTGTTGGCCAACCGTCCTCCCTTTTTGATCACCAAGTACTTAAACTACAACAACAACACCATGGGCACAGTCGAATACGGCGACCATTGGCGCAACCTTCGCCGCATAAGCGCTCTTGAAATCTTCTCCCCTGCTCGCCTCACCTCGTTATTTAGCATCCGAAGAGATGAAGTCATGGGCTTACTGCGTAGACTTCACAGTGTTTCCAAGCATGGTAACTATGCTAAGGTAGAGTTGAGATCCATGCTCTTGGACCTAACAAGTAATATTATAATGAGAATGGTTGCAGGGAAGAGGTATTATGGCGTAGATGTTAAGGAAATTGAAGAGGCCAGGATTTTTAGGGAGATCTTGGAAGAGTTTTTTGCATATATTGCTATGATAAATGTGGGGGATCTGATTCCAATGTTGCAGTGGGTTGATATTACAGGCCACTTGAAGAAGTTGGATAGACTAAGTAAGAAGATGGATGTGCTCTTACAGG GACTGGTTGATGAGCATCGAGATAGCAGGGACAGAAACACTATGATAAACCGGTTTCTCGCTCTGCAAGAAGAACAGCCTGAATACTACACGGATGAAGTAATCAAAGGCCATGTTCTG GTGTTGTTGATTGGGGGAACAGAGACTTCTGCTACAGCAATGGAATGGGCATTAGCCAATCTACTCAACCATCCAGACGTGCTAAGGAAAGCTAAAGCAGAACTGGACGCTCAAGTTGGAGACCGCTTGATAGATGAGTCAGATTTTGCAAAACTACATTACCTTCAGAGCATCATCTCCGAGAATCTGCGTTTATGTCCGGTGACACCCCTCATACCACCGCACATGTCATCCTCCGACTGTACCATTGGAGGATACCATGTCCCAGCTGGGACCATATTATTTGTAAACGCATGGTCTCTCCATAGAGACCCTACACTGTGGGATGAGCCCACAAGTTTCAAGCCTGAGAGATTTGAATCTGCAGGCAGAGTTGATGCATGCAAGTTCATCCCCTTTGGGATGGGAAGGAGAGCTTGTCCTGGAGATGGCCTAGCAAAAAGAGTAATGATATTAACTTTGGGATCGTTGATACAGTGCTTTGAGTGGAATAGAGTTGGTGAAAGCAAGATTGACATGGCAGAGAAGACAGCACTGACCATGTTCAAAGTTGAGCCCTTAGAGCTCATGTGTAGAGCTCGCCCGATTCTAGACATGCTTCTCTCGTAG
- the LOC18109694 gene encoding cytochrome P450 81Q32 isoform X2 produces the protein MEEDYSTLQRLCYSLLLPCFVFLALSTKFLLQKRKQGKISNLPPSPFALPIVGHLHLLKQPIQRTLHSLSEKHGPIFSLKLGSRLAVVISSPSAVEECFTKNDIVLANRPPFLITKYLNYNNNTMGTVEYGDHWRNLRRISALEIFSPARLTSLFSIRRDEVMGLLRRLHSVSKHGNYAKVELRSMLLDLTSNIIMRMVAGKRYYGVDVKEIEEARIFREILEEFFAYIAMINVGDLIPMLQWVDITGHLKKLDRLSKKMDVLLQGLVDEHRDDRDRNTMINRFLALQEEQPEYYTDDIIKGHVLELFLGGTETSATAMEWALANLLNHPDVLKKAKAEVDAQVGDRLIEESDFAKLHYLQSIISENLRLCPVTPLIPPHMSSSDCTIGGYHVPAGTILFVNAWSLHRDPTLWDEPTSFKPERFESAGRVDACKFIPFGMGRRACPGDGLAKRVMILTLGSLIQCFEWNRVGESKIDMAEKTALTMFKVEPLELMCRARPILDMLLS, from the exons ATGGAAGAAGACTACAGTACCTTGCAACGCCTTTGctactctcttcttcttccatgcTTTGTGTTTCTTGCTCTTTCAACCAAGTTCTTGCTCCAGAAAAGAAAGCAAGGCAAGATCAGTAATCTCCCACCAAGCCCTTTTGCTCTTCCAATTGTAGGCCATCTCCATCTCCTCAAACAACCTATCCAGCGAACACTCCACTCCCTCTCAGAAAAACACGGTCCCATATTTTCTCTCAAACTCGGATCCCGCCTTGCCGTTGTCATATCTTCACCATCGGCTGTGGAAGAATGTTTCACAAAGAACGATATTGTGTTGGCCAACCGTCCTCCCTTTTTGATCACCAAGTACTTAAACTACAACAACAACACCATGGGCACAGTCGAATACGGCGACCATTGGCGCAACCTTCGCCGCATAAGCGCTCTTGAAATCTTCTCCCCTGCTCGCCTCACCTCGTTATTTAGCATCCGAAGAGATGAAGTCATGGGCTTACTGCGTAGACTTCACAGTGTTTCCAAGCATGGTAACTATGCTAAGGTAGAGTTGAGATCCATGCTCTTGGACCTAACAAGTAATATTATAATGAGAATGGTTGCAGGGAAGAGGTATTATGGCGTAGATGTTAAGGAAATTGAAGAGGCCAGGATTTTTAGGGAGATCTTGGAAGAGTTTTTTGCATATATTGCTATGATAAATGTGGGGGATCTGATTCCAATGTTGCAGTGGGTTGATATTACAGGCCACTTGAAGAAGTTGGATAGACTAAGTAAGAAGATGGATGTGCTCTTACAGGGTCTGGTTGATGAGCATCGAGATGACAGGGACAGAAACACTATGATAAACCGGTTTCTCGCTTTGCAAGAAGAACAGCCTGAATACTACACTGATGACATAATCAAAGGCCATGTTCTG GAGTTGTTTCTTGGGGGAACAGAGACTTCTGCTACAGCAATGGAATGGGCATTAGCCAATCTACTCAACCATCCAGACGTGttaaagaaagctaaagcagaaGTGGACGCTCAAGTTGGAGACCGCTTGATAGAAGAGTCAGATTTTGCAAAACTACATTAC CTTCAGAGCATCATCTCCGAGAATCTGCGTTTATGTCCGGTGACACCCCTCATACCACCGCACATGTCATCCTCCGACTGTACCATTGGAGGATACCATGTCCCAGCTGGGACCATATTATTTGTAAACGCATGGTCTCTCCATAGAGACCCTACACTGTGGGATGAGCCCACAAGTTTCAAGCCTGAGAGATTTGAATCTGCAGGCAGAGTTGATGCATGCAAGTTCATCCCCTTTGGGATGGGAAGGAGAGCTTGTCCTGGAGATGGCCTAGCAAAAAGAGTAATGATATTAACTTTGGGATCGTTGATACAGTGCTTTGAGTGGAATAGAGTTGGTGAAAGCAAGATTGACATGGCAGAGAAGACAGCACTGACCATGTTCAAAGTTGAGCCCTTAGAGCTCATGTGTAGAGCTCGCCCGATTCTAGACATGCTTCTCTCGTAG
- the LOC112326952 gene encoding 60S ribosomal protein L3-2, giving the protein MSHRKFEHPRHGSLGFLPRKRASRHRGKAKSFPKDDPTKPCRLTAFLGYKAGMTHIVREVEKPGSKLHKKETCEAVTIIETPPMVVVGVVGYVNTPGGLRSLSTVWAQHLSEEVRRRFYKNWCKSKKKAFTKYCKKYESEDGKKDIQAQLEKLKKYCTVIRVLAHTQIRKMKGLKQKKAHLMEIQVNGGDVAKKVDFAYSFFEKQIPIDAIFQKDEMIDIIGVTKGKGYEGVVTRWGVTRLPRKTHRGLRKVACIGAWHPARVSFTVARAGQNGYHHRTELNKKIYKLGKCGQESHCAVTEYDRTEKDITPIGGFPHYGVVKEDYLMIKGCCVGPKKRVVTLRQSLLKQTSRVAMEEIKLKFIDTSSKFGHGRFQTTEEKAKFYGRLKT; this is encoded by the exons ATGTCTCACCGCAAGTTTGAACACCCTAGACATGGCTCTTTGGGATTTCTCCCAAGAAAAAGAGCCTCCCGCCATCGAGGAAAAG CAAAATCCTTTCCCAAGGATGATCCAACAAAACCTTGCAGATTGACTGCTTTCCTAGGTTACAAAGCTGGGATGACTCATATTGTCCGAGAAGTTGAAAAGCCAGGCTCAA AGCTCCACAAGAAAGAAACATGTGAAGCTGTTACAATCATAGAAACACCGCCAATGGTTGTTGTTGGGGTTGTTGGCTATGTCAATACTCCTGGTGGTCTCCGATCTCTGAGCACTGTATGGGCCCAGCATTTGAGTGAGGAGGTCAGAAGGAGATTCTACAAAAACTGGTGCAAGTCAAAGAAGAAGGCTTTCACAAAGTACTGTAAGAAGTACGAGTCTGAGGATGGGAAAAAGGACATTCAGGCTCAATTGGAGAAACTGAAAAAGTATTGCACTGTGATTCGTGTGTTGGCGCATACCCAG ATTCGGAAAATGAAGGGACTGAAACAGAAGAAGGCCCATTTGATGGAGATCCAGGTCAACGGCGGGGATGTTGCCAAGAAGGTTGACTTTGCTTACAGTTTCTTTGAGAAGCAGATTCCTATTGATGCTATTTTCCAGAAAGATGAAATGATTGACATTATTGGTGTAACCAAGGGAAAGGGCTATGAAGGTGTGGTCACTCGTTGGGGTGTGACTCGACTCCCTCGCAAGACTCATCGTGGTCTTCGCAAGGTAGCTTGTATTGGTGCATGGCATCCAGCTAGGGTCTCATTTACTGTTGCCAGGGCTGGGCAGAATGGTTACCATCACCGCACGGAGCtgaacaagaaaatttacaagcttGGAAAGTGTGGTCAAGAGTCTCATTGTGCAGTTACTGAATATGACAG GACTGAAAAGGACATTACACCAATTGGAGGATTCCCTCATTATGGTGTTGTGAAGGAAGATTATTTGATGATAAAAGGATGCTGTGTGGGCCCCAAGAAACGTGTGGTAACACTGAGACAGTCTCTGTTGAAGCAGACATCTAGAGTTGCTATGGAGGAGATTAAACTCAAGTTCATTGATACATCCTCCAAATTTGGCCATGGACGATTCCAGACCACTGAGGAAAAGGCCAAGTTTTACGGGCGGCTCAAGACTTGA